The DNA segment GGTTTCAGATTACGGAGTAACTTCAAAAGGGGATTCCATTAAAAAATATACACTTACCAATAAAAACGGAATGAAGGTGGAAGTCATCAATTTCGGTGGAATTATCACTTCACTTACCGCTCCCGATAAAAACGGAAAGTATGAAGATGTTGTACTAGGATTTACCAGGTCTGAAGATTATTTTAATGGAAATCCATATTATTTCGGAGCTTTAATTGGCCGTTATGGAAACAGAATTGCCAACGCCCATTTTACTCTGGAAGGAAAAGATTTTAATATCGATAAAAATGACGGACCGAACAGCCTTCACGGCGGGAAAGAAGGATTCCACACCAAATTCTGGAATATTGAGCCTGTAAAAGATGCTAAATTTCCAACATTGAAGCTGACTTATACGAGTGCAGATGGAGAGGAAGGCTTTCCTGGAAAATTAACAACAACGGTTCTTTATACGCTAACAGACGATAACGCTCTGGAAATTTCTTACGAAGCTGAAACAGATAAACCAACAATCGTAAATCTTACACAGCATTCCTATTTTAATCTTTCCGGGAATTTCTCAAAAACAATTCTTGACCACGAATTGCAGATTAATGGAGATAAATTCACACCGGTGAATGAAACATTGATTCCCACAGGTGAACAAAAATCAGTAAAAGGAACTCCATTTGATTTCACGGTTTCAAAACCAATCGGGAAAGATATCAATTCTGATGACGATCAGTTGAAAAAAGGAAAGGGCTACGATCATAACTGGATTCTTAACGGAAGCGGATTAAGAAGCATTGCCAAAGTTTATCATCCGGAATCCGGAAGAGTAATGGAGGTTTTGACCGATGAGCCAGGAGTTCAGTTTTATTCCGGGAATTTCCTTGATGGAAAGTTTGATACGAAAACCGGTGGTAAAAATGAATTGAGAACAGGGTTTTGCCTGGAAACACAGCATTTTCCTGATTCACCAAATCAGCCAGGTTTCCCTTCTACAGAGTTAAAGCCGGGACAAAAATACCAGTCGAAAACAATTTATAAATTCTCAGTTAAAAAATAAAATATGGGAAATTTAGCAACTCTTGATATTATAATATTTCTAATCTATTTTGTTGTGGTTGCAGGCTACGGAATCTGGATTTACAAAAAGAAAAAATCTGCAGCAACAGGCAGTAAAGATTATTTCCTGGCGGAAGGTTCATTGACTTGGTGGGCAATCGGAGCGAGTTTAATTGCCTCAAATATTTCTGCGGAACAGTTCATCGGAATGTCCGGTGAAGGATTTTTTGTAGGAATTGCTGTTGCAGCTTACGAATGGATTGCTGCAATTGCCCTAATTATTATTGCCGTGTGGTTTATTCCGATTTATCTTAAAAATAAGATCTACACAATGCCACAGTTCCTCGAAACCCGTTACAACAAATCGGTTTCGTTGATTATGGCGGTATTCTGGCTGTTTTTGTATGTCATTGTAAACCTTACCTCCATTCTTTATCTTGGGGCTCTGGCCATTGATACACTGCTTGGCGGA comes from the Chryseobacterium nepalense genome and includes:
- a CDS encoding aldose epimerase family protein, producing MKKTGRNLIILFAVLCIFGCNKKENQSKTHSKSMENIQVSDYGVTSKGDSIKKYTLTNKNGMKVEVINFGGIITSLTAPDKNGKYEDVVLGFTRSEDYFNGNPYYFGALIGRYGNRIANAHFTLEGKDFNIDKNDGPNSLHGGKEGFHTKFWNIEPVKDAKFPTLKLTYTSADGEEGFPGKLTTTVLYTLTDDNALEISYEAETDKPTIVNLTQHSYFNLSGNFSKTILDHELQINGDKFTPVNETLIPTGEQKSVKGTPFDFTVSKPIGKDINSDDDQLKKGKGYDHNWILNGSGLRSIAKVYHPESGRVMEVLTDEPGVQFYSGNFLDGKFDTKTGGKNELRTGFCLETQHFPDSPNQPGFPSTELKPGQKYQSKTIYKFSVKK